TATTGCACAATCAGGCTGCTGACCGATACGGCCATCCATACCAGGAAACCCAGCAGAATAGGGCGCGGGCCGGTCGCAAAAATTTTGCGCATATCGGCAGACAAGCCGACTGCGACCAGTGCGACAACAATCAGGAACTTGGCAGCGACATTGATCCAGTCAAGCATGATTTCGGGCATCAGGCCAGTACTGCGCGTTAGCGAAGCAAGCAGAAACCAGACAATGAACCATGGAAATATTTTTGCCAGGCTGACAGACTGATTGCCCTGTCGGCGATTGCGCATACCGACCAGAACAACCAGAAACAGGCAGATCGGAATGATGAGGGTAGCGCGGGTCAATTTGACGATCGTGGCAAAATCCCCGGCCGCATGGCTATAAGCATAACCGGCAGCCACCACAGAAGACGTATCGTTAATTGCCGTACCCGCCCACATGCCGAAACCGTAGTCACTCAACCCCAGCATATGTCCCAAAGCCGGGAAGGTGAGTACTGCGACAACATTGAACAGAAAAATGGTGGAGATGGCGAAAGCCGTATCATGCTCCGAGGGTTTGAGAATTGGCGTAACTGCGGCAATGGCCGATCCGCCGCAAATGGCGGTGCCTACACCGATCAATGTTGTCAGGTCAGACGGTGTGCGCAACAGGCGCCCCAGCAACCAGGCACTCACAAACGCCACTGCTACGGTTACCAATGTGACCGCCAGCGATTCTCCGCCGGTTGCCATGATCTGGGTAAAGCTCAGACCAAAGCCGAGCAGGATAATAGAGACCTGCAAAATTTTCTTGGAAGAAAAGGTGATGCCGGGCTGCAAGGTGGCATGCAGGCCAAATGCGCTCCGGTAAACTATCCCCAGCAGGATACCGAAAACAGGTCCGCCAATAATGGGCAGGGCGCGCCCGGCAAACTCGGCCACCAGGCAATCGCCACCGACAGAAACAGTCCTGGCCAGAGCGAGTTTTTGCGAGGCTGGGCAGAGCTGCTACCTTTCACTGGATGCACACTGCTTGCAGCAGGTGTGACAGTGGCTGACAAAGCGTGGG
Above is a window of Advenella kashmirensis WT001 DNA encoding:
- a CDS encoding YeiH family protein, encoding MAEFAGRALPIIGGPVFGILLGIVYRSAFGLHATLQPGITFSSKKILQVSIILLGFGLSFTQIMATGGESLAVTLVTVAVAFVSAWLLGRLLRTPSDLTTLIGVGTAICGGSAIAAVTPILKPSEHDTAFAISTIFLFNVVAVLTFPALGHMLGLSDYGFGMWAGTAINDTSSVVAAGYAYSHAAGDFATIVKLTRATLIIPICLFLVVLVGMRNRRQGNQSVSLAKIFPWFIVWFLLASLTRSTGLMPEIMLDWINVAAKFLIVVALVAVGLSADMRKIFATGPRPILLGFLVWMAVSVSSLIVQYMMGQM